In Agromyces sp. G08B096, a genomic segment contains:
- a CDS encoding manganese catalase family protein: MFFHRQELQFAATPEAPDGVYARKLQEVLGGQYGEITVALQYQFQAWNMHIPGKYRDLVFGIGAEEMGHVEMLAIMIAQLLEKAPLGITEDAVQDDPTVAAIVGGTDVQHAIVAGAGARAVDSNGNPWQGSYITASGNLLADFTANANAEMQGRVQVARLYHMTDDSGVRDLLSFLLARDTMHQNQWIRAAAELREEGAEDLPVPSNFPLGKEQREVSYQYLNFSDGEAAAEGSWASGPTPDGKGEFTYHEGPTTTAPMPPVTHPDSRFYGTTELPNLAEKAAGTVQDALHKE, translated from the coding sequence ATGTTCTTCCACCGACAGGAGCTGCAGTTCGCTGCGACGCCGGAGGCGCCGGATGGGGTCTATGCGCGAAAGCTCCAGGAGGTGCTCGGGGGTCAGTACGGTGAGATCACCGTCGCCCTGCAGTACCAGTTCCAGGCCTGGAACATGCACATTCCGGGCAAGTATCGCGACCTGGTCTTCGGCATCGGCGCCGAGGAGATGGGCCACGTCGAGATGCTGGCGATCATGATCGCGCAGCTGCTGGAGAAGGCGCCGCTCGGCATCACCGAGGATGCGGTGCAGGACGATCCGACGGTCGCCGCGATCGTCGGCGGCACCGATGTGCAGCACGCCATCGTCGCCGGTGCCGGCGCGCGGGCGGTCGACAGCAACGGCAACCCGTGGCAGGGCAGCTACATCACGGCGAGCGGCAACCTGCTCGCCGACTTCACGGCGAACGCGAACGCGGAGATGCAGGGCCGCGTGCAGGTGGCGCGGCTCTACCACATGACGGATGACTCGGGCGTGCGCGATCTGCTCTCCTTCCTGCTCGCCCGCGACACGATGCACCAGAACCAGTGGATCCGCGCGGCGGCGGAGCTCCGCGAGGAGGGCGCCGAGGATCTGCCGGTGCCGAGCAATTTCCCGCTCGGGAAGGAGCAGCGCGAGGTCTCGTACCAGTACCTGAACTTCAGCGACGGCGAGGCTGCCGCGGAGGGCAGCTGGGCGAGCGGGCCGACGCCGGACGGGAAGGGCGAGTTCACCTACCACGAGGGCCCGACGACGACCGCGCCGATGCCGCCGGTGACGCATCCGGACTCGCGGTTCTACGGCACCACCGAGCTGCCGAACCTCGCCGAGAAGGCCGCCGGAACCGTGCAGGACGCGCTGCACAAGGAGTAG
- a CDS encoding helix-turn-helix domain-containing protein, whose protein sequence is MDDVRVLAEAAAVEVALDPVRAAILDALAEPGSAATIAAAVGLTRQKVNYHLKALEAHGLVELVETRAWGGITERVVQRSARHLVASPGVVQRSAVDPDAIPDRMSAAYLIAVNARSVAEVGAIAGEASGSTRLPTLTVDTVIGFASPEDRAAFAADLQTALAELVARYHHDDGRPHRLTVSSYPRPKETS, encoded by the coding sequence ATGGATGACGTCCGAGTGCTCGCCGAGGCGGCCGCCGTCGAGGTCGCGCTCGACCCCGTTCGTGCAGCGATCCTCGACGCGCTCGCCGAGCCCGGCTCGGCGGCGACCATCGCGGCGGCCGTGGGCCTGACCCGGCAGAAGGTCAACTACCACCTGAAGGCGCTCGAGGCGCACGGGCTCGTGGAACTCGTCGAGACGCGCGCGTGGGGCGGCATCACCGAACGCGTCGTGCAGCGCTCGGCCCGTCACCTCGTAGCGTCGCCCGGCGTCGTGCAGCGCTCCGCCGTCGACCCCGACGCGATTCCCGACCGGATGTCGGCCGCCTACCTGATCGCGGTCAACGCCCGTTCGGTGGCCGAGGTCGGCGCCATCGCCGGCGAGGCATCCGGTTCCACGCGACTGCCGACCCTCACCGTCGACACGGTCATCGGTTTCGCCTCGCCCGAGGACCGGGCGGCGTTCGCCGCCGACCTGCAGACCGCGCTCGCCGAGCTCGTGGCGCGCTACCACCACGACGACGGGCGGCCGCACCGGCTGACCGTCTCGTCCTACCCGCGACCGAAGGAGACATCATGA
- a CDS encoding alpha/beta hydrolase, translated as MGGHTDVDGLDTWIDVRGSGERTVVLLHGGMGNSDDLLDSIGPRLEDRFRLVAFDRRGHGRTRDTDEPFHYDDMATHTIAVLERPEIAAAATGVDLVGWSDGAIVAMLVAIRRPDLVDRLVLIGGNFHYDGVHELDSSGEPEQSPLYEGYAARSPDGPDHYRAVAEKWMTLITTEPTLTTADLARIDHPALVLAGDDDLVKLAHTVELFEALPAGRLCILPGTSHLVPFERAELVASVIADFLEGPAEPATMLPVRRRPA; from the coding sequence ATGGGCGGCCACACCGACGTCGACGGGCTCGACACGTGGATCGACGTGCGAGGGTCGGGCGAGCGCACGGTCGTGTTGCTGCACGGCGGCATGGGCAACAGCGACGACCTGCTCGACTCGATCGGTCCGAGACTGGAAGACCGGTTCCGGCTCGTCGCATTCGACCGGCGCGGGCACGGCCGCACGCGCGACACGGACGAGCCGTTCCACTACGACGACATGGCGACCCACACGATTGCGGTGCTCGAACGGCCGGAGATCGCGGCCGCCGCGACCGGGGTCGACCTCGTCGGGTGGAGCGACGGCGCGATCGTCGCGATGCTCGTCGCCATCCGCCGTCCCGACCTCGTCGACCGGCTCGTGCTCATCGGGGGCAATTTCCACTACGACGGCGTGCACGAGCTCGACTCGAGCGGGGAGCCGGAGCAGAGCCCGCTGTACGAGGGCTACGCGGCCAGATCCCCCGACGGGCCGGACCACTACCGGGCCGTCGCCGAGAAGTGGATGACGCTCATCACCACCGAGCCCACCCTGACGACCGCCGACCTCGCCCGCATCGACCATCCCGCCCTCGTGCTCGCCGGCGACGACGACCTCGTGAAGCTCGCGCACACGGTCGAGCTCTTCGAGGCGCTTCCGGCCGGGCGGCTCTGCATCCTGCCCGGCACGTCGCACCTCGTGCCGTTCGAACGGGCGGAGCTCGTGGCATCCGTCATCGCGGACTTCCTCGAGGGTCCCGCCGAGCCGGCGACGATGCTCCCGGTCCGCCGCCGGCCGGCCTGA
- a CDS encoding cytochrome c oxidase assembly protein, with protein sequence MPEHHASGLPADWIGIALAAAAIGCYVAAVHRTRRRLPWPWRRVACWVAGVAAVTAAVVGPLADAAHQSFPAHMAAHLLIGMLAPLLLVLAAPVTLALRALAVVPARRLSALLRSLPVRFLTHPITAGAINAGGLWLLYTTDVFARMHDEPLLAAAVNVHLLLAGYLFTASMIGLDPDPHRASFALRAGVLLVVFAAHGVLAKWLVGHPPAGVPMAEAEAGGILMYYGGDVIDAVIIAVLCAQWYRATRPRGVPAAITRSA encoded by the coding sequence ATGCCTGAGCACCACGCAAGCGGGCTGCCGGCCGACTGGATCGGCATCGCCCTCGCGGCCGCCGCGATCGGATGCTACGTCGCCGCGGTGCACCGCACGCGCCGGCGTCTGCCATGGCCGTGGCGCCGGGTCGCCTGCTGGGTCGCCGGCGTCGCCGCGGTCACCGCGGCAGTGGTCGGCCCGCTCGCGGATGCCGCGCATCAGAGCTTCCCGGCGCACATGGCCGCGCACCTGCTGATCGGCATGCTCGCGCCCCTGCTCCTCGTGCTCGCGGCGCCGGTCACCCTCGCGCTCCGCGCGCTCGCGGTGGTACCGGCGCGCCGCCTGTCCGCGCTGCTGCGCTCACTGCCGGTGCGGTTCCTCACGCATCCGATCACCGCGGGCGCGATCAACGCGGGCGGGCTGTGGCTGCTGTACACGACGGACGTGTTCGCGCGGATGCACGACGAGCCGCTGCTCGCCGCCGCCGTGAACGTGCACCTGCTCCTGGCGGGCTACCTCTTCACGGCGTCGATGATCGGCCTCGATCCCGACCCGCATCGCGCGTCGTTCGCGCTGCGCGCCGGCGTGCTGCTCGTCGTGTTCGCCGCGCACGGCGTGCTCGCGAAGTGGCTCGTCGGTCATCCTCCCGCCGGGGTTCCGATGGCGGAGGCCGAGGCGGGAGGCATCCTGATGTACTACGGCGGCGACGTGATCGACGCCGTGATCATCGCCGTGCTCTGCGCGCAGTGGTACCGAGCGACGCGGCCGCGCGGGGTGCCGGCAGCGATCACCCGATCCGCGTGA
- a CDS encoding DeoR/GlpR family DNA-binding transcription regulator: MSVTKAERQQRIVEVVQRRGEARLADLESDVAASAVTLRRDLRELAAHGRISYARGVARVRTRHTLEPSFHEKSQVAMREKALIARAAADLVLDGDAVIIGAGTTTLEFAARLAGKSIQVWTNSILVAEALADAERVDVHLAGGEVRGHTRALVGSRAERFFAGLRAPFAFLSGNGFTVERGLTTPNARVAEVDRAMAASAAEVVALVDHTKMGADSLITTVPTAHLSRIITDDGASQALVERGRRAGLVVDVVGAPERRREPAREGAARRE; this comes from the coding sequence GTGTCGGTGACGAAGGCGGAGCGCCAGCAGCGGATCGTCGAGGTGGTGCAGCGTCGCGGTGAAGCCCGGCTCGCCGATCTCGAGAGCGACGTCGCCGCGTCCGCCGTCACCCTGCGTCGTGACCTGCGAGAGCTCGCCGCGCACGGGCGGATCTCATACGCGCGGGGCGTGGCCCGGGTCCGCACCCGGCACACGCTCGAGCCGAGCTTCCATGAGAAATCGCAGGTCGCGATGCGGGAGAAGGCGCTCATCGCCCGCGCGGCCGCCGATCTCGTGCTCGACGGCGACGCGGTGATCATCGGCGCCGGCACCACGACCCTCGAGTTCGCCGCACGACTCGCCGGCAAGAGCATCCAGGTGTGGACCAACTCCATCCTGGTGGCGGAGGCGCTCGCCGACGCCGAACGGGTGGACGTGCACCTCGCGGGCGGCGAGGTCCGCGGGCACACGCGGGCGCTCGTCGGCTCGCGCGCCGAACGGTTCTTCGCCGGGCTACGGGCGCCGTTCGCGTTCCTGTCGGGCAACGGGTTCACCGTCGAGCGCGGACTCACGACGCCGAACGCCCGCGTCGCAGAGGTCGACCGTGCGATGGCCGCCTCGGCGGCCGAGGTCGTCGCGCTGGTCGACCACACGAAGATGGGCGCCGACTCGCTCATCACGACGGTGCCGACGGCCCACCTGTCGCGCATCATCACCGACGACGGCGCCAGCCAGGCGCTCGTGGAGCGCGGCCGGCGGGCCGGGCTCGTCGTAGACGTCGTGGGCGCGCCGGAGCGGCGGAGGGAGCCGGCCCGCGAGGGCGCCGCCCGGCGCGAGTAG
- a CDS encoding DUF2510 domain-containing protein, with protein sequence MSDPNATPAGWYDDGSGTGTLRYWDGSAWTEHRMPAPPAAAPDAAAVPPVESAPAAAVPPVESAPAGVGAPAGFAAPAGATAQVGTGVPAYAAGEASAVPPVSPYGSGYPGAPVPPGGSAPQQSRKPHVLGIIALAVAAVGFIFACIPGALIVGWVLLPIAFVLSIVALFLKGAKWPAITGLAVSIVGTIVGVIVFVVVASNAFSDAVDGTTGGSSSSELPAEESDAPEEPVEQPAETLAFGDTMVYEDDVELNVSAPAPYTPSEYAAGADQAANIVFTMTITNNSTENLDPLPMPQLSSGGQEASEIFDFTADGTDIGLPPTNVLLPGQSVTWQSAWSVADPASLTLQVAPGFLYEDAIFTNVQ encoded by the coding sequence ATGAGTGATCCGAACGCGACCCCTGCTGGCTGGTACGACGACGGTTCCGGTACGGGCACGCTTCGGTACTGGGACGGCTCGGCCTGGACGGAGCACCGCATGCCCGCTCCGCCCGCCGCCGCCCCCGACGCGGCCGCCGTACCGCCGGTCGAGAGCGCACCCGCTGCCGCCGTGCCGCCCGTCGAGAGCGCACCCGCCGGGGTCGGCGCACCCGCCGGCTTCGCCGCACCCGCCGGGGCCACCGCCCAGGTCGGCACCGGCGTGCCGGCGTATGCAGCGGGCGAGGCATCCGCCGTACCGCCCGTTTCGCCGTACGGGAGCGGATACCCGGGCGCACCGGTGCCGCCCGGCGGCTCCGCACCGCAGCAGAGCCGCAAGCCGCACGTGCTCGGCATCATCGCGCTCGCGGTCGCGGCGGTCGGCTTCATCTTCGCGTGCATCCCCGGCGCCCTGATCGTCGGCTGGGTGCTGCTGCCCATCGCCTTCGTGCTGTCCATCGTCGCGCTCTTCCTGAAGGGCGCGAAGTGGCCGGCCATCACCGGACTCGCCGTGTCGATCGTCGGCACGATCGTCGGTGTCATCGTCTTCGTCGTCGTCGCGTCGAACGCGTTCAGCGACGCCGTCGACGGCACGACCGGCGGCTCCAGCTCCAGCGAGCTGCCGGCGGAGGAGTCCGACGCGCCCGAGGAGCCCGTCGAGCAGCCCGCCGAGACCCTCGCCTTCGGCGACACCATGGTCTACGAGGACGACGTCGAGCTGAACGTCTCCGCTCCGGCGCCGTACACCCCGAGCGAGTACGCCGCCGGCGCCGATCAGGCGGCCAACATCGTGTTCACGATGACGATCACGAACAACTCCACCGAGAACCTCGACCCGCTGCCGATGCCGCAGCTGTCGTCGGGCGGCCAGGAGGCGAGCGAGATCTTCGACTTCACGGCCGACGGGACCGACATCGGGCTGCCGCCGACGAACGTGCTGCTGCCCGGCCAGTCGGTGACGTGGCAGTCGGCGTGGTCGGTCGCCGACCCGGCGTCGCTGACGCTGCAGGTCGCGCCCGGCTTCCTCTACGAGGACGCGATCTTCACCAACGTGCAGTAG
- a CDS encoding M23 family metallopeptidase, translating to MDAERSNAVVVDFPLRGEGWMAVTTPAHRVPSHGTDLLGQRYAYDFVKVDARRGVHEHPTSSLRRTTIGVRAQDCYAWGQPVHAPFDAEVVVASDGMAERTWVQPFAEVARSIRVAATFTPEKLPSILGNHVVLRATDATRPSLFAGLVHLAPGSVQVAPGQRVAAGEVLGRVGHTGNSTSPHLHFQLMDAADPLVARGIPCAFRAYEVERDGVWTPVRSGVPGRRERIRSVG from the coding sequence GTGGATGCCGAGCGGAGCAATGCCGTGGTCGTCGACTTCCCGCTCCGCGGCGAGGGGTGGATGGCGGTCACCACTCCCGCCCATCGCGTACCGAGCCACGGCACCGACCTGCTCGGGCAGCGGTACGCGTACGACTTCGTGAAGGTCGACGCGCGGCGCGGCGTGCACGAGCATCCGACGAGCTCGTTGCGCCGGACGACGATCGGCGTGCGGGCGCAGGACTGCTACGCGTGGGGGCAGCCGGTGCACGCGCCGTTCGACGCCGAGGTCGTCGTCGCGAGCGACGGCATGGCGGAGCGCACGTGGGTGCAGCCGTTCGCGGAGGTCGCGCGCTCCATCCGCGTCGCTGCGACCTTCACGCCAGAGAAGCTGCCGTCGATCCTGGGCAACCATGTGGTGCTGCGGGCGACGGATGCCACGCGCCCGAGCCTCTTCGCCGGCCTCGTGCACCTCGCGCCGGGGTCGGTGCAGGTGGCGCCGGGCCAGCGGGTGGCTGCAGGCGAGGTACTCGGCCGGGTCGGTCACACCGGCAACTCCACCTCGCCGCACCTGCACTTCCAGCTGATGGATGCCGCCGACCCGCTCGTGGCCCGCGGCATCCCCTGCGCGTTCCGCGCGTACGAGGTGGAGCGGGACGGTGTGTGGACGCCGGTGCGTTCGGGCGTCCCCGGGCGCCGGGAGCGCATCCGCTCGGTGGGCTGA
- a CDS encoding DUF2243 domain-containing protein: MAGEASARSAATGAGEASARDEPSARDEASGRNLLAGLLLGVGIAAFVDEVVFHQLLHWHHFYDRSTPEIGLVSDGLFHAFGWFASIGSMFLLADLARRHAVWWPRWWAGLLLGAGGFQLYDGIVHHKLLELHQIRYDVDLLPYDLTWNLIAIALVAAGVVLTVRTRRRSADA, encoded by the coding sequence ATGGCGGGCGAGGCATCCGCACGATCAGCGGCGACGGGAGCCGGCGAGGCATCCGCACGCGACGAGCCGTCCGCACGCGACGAGGCCTCCGGTCGCAATCTGCTCGCGGGCCTGCTGCTCGGTGTCGGCATCGCCGCGTTCGTCGACGAGGTCGTGTTCCACCAGCTGCTGCACTGGCACCACTTCTACGACCGCTCGACGCCGGAGATCGGTCTCGTGTCCGACGGACTCTTCCACGCGTTCGGCTGGTTCGCGTCGATCGGCTCGATGTTCCTGCTGGCCGACCTCGCGCGCCGGCATGCCGTGTGGTGGCCCCGCTGGTGGGCCGGGTTGCTGCTCGGCGCGGGCGGCTTCCAGCTGTACGACGGCATCGTGCATCACAAGCTGCTCGAGCTGCACCAGATCCGGTACGACGTCGACCTCCTGCCCTACGACCTGACCTGGAACCTCATCGCGATCGCGCTCGTCGCCGCGGGCGTGGTGCTCACGGTTCGCACGAGGCGGCGGAGCGCGGATGCCTGA
- a CDS encoding SRPBCC domain-containing protein, whose translation MNQSEASGQAQPAPGEYRMERTYEVAATPEQVWEAIATAEGISSWMVPARLDPRVGGEVSFDLGEMNSTGVVTDYSPNTRFAYDEPWPIAERPEDVAPDMAEWFASIGVPLAEVCDGLDAVSPIATEFLVESASGGSCVIRVVTSAYGSGADWEREFFAEMAESLAPILDRLAARFPVAV comes from the coding sequence ATGAACCAGTCAGAAGCATCCGGCCAGGCGCAGCCCGCGCCCGGCGAGTACCGCATGGAGCGCACCTACGAGGTGGCCGCCACGCCCGAGCAGGTGTGGGAGGCCATCGCGACCGCCGAGGGCATCTCGTCGTGGATGGTGCCGGCCCGGCTCGATCCGCGCGTCGGCGGCGAGGTGTCGTTCGATCTCGGCGAGATGAATTCGACGGGCGTCGTCACCGACTACTCGCCGAACACCCGGTTCGCATACGATGAGCCATGGCCGATCGCGGAGCGTCCTGAAGACGTCGCGCCCGACATGGCGGAGTGGTTCGCGTCGATCGGGGTGCCGCTCGCCGAGGTGTGCGACGGACTCGATGCCGTGTCGCCGATCGCGACGGAGTTCCTCGTGGAGTCGGCGTCGGGCGGCAGTTGCGTGATCCGCGTCGTCACGAGCGCGTACGGCAGCGGCGCCGACTGGGAGCGTGAGTTCTTCGCCGAGATGGCCGAGAGTCTCGCCCCGATCCTCGACCGGCTCGCGGCACGGTTCCCGGTCGCGGTGTAG